The Theobroma cacao cultivar B97-61/B2 chromosome 1, Criollo_cocoa_genome_V2, whole genome shotgun sequence genome contains the following window.
CTCAGATTTGAGCCATTGACTCCAAAGCAACTCCTTGTACAGAACTTCTTGTATAGTGTGGGTCAGATCGCAATTCCGTGGGACAAGATGGAAGAAGACTATGTCAAAATCCCTCAAAGATGGTCTGTGAAAGGTTTGCCGATGTTCATATTATGGAATGGCCCCGTCTGCACTCTCTGTGATGTAGCCACCCTACTGTTCCTTTGGTTTTATTACAGTTCTGATGACCAGTTGAGTGCAACTTTCTTCCGCTCCGCCTGGTTTGTTGAAGGGCTTCTCATGCAGACCTTGATTTACCACTTGATACGGACAGAGAAAATTCCCTTCATTATGGAGATTGCTTCTTGGCCTGTACTTGGTTCAACAGTCCTGATTTCTGCTGTTGGTATTGCAATACCATTCTCAGTAATTGGAGATTTCATGGGATTCACTGACTTGCCACTCTCATATTTCGGGTTTTTGGTTGTGCTTTTTATAGGGTATTTTACAGTAGGTCAAATAGTCAAGAGACTTTACATTTTGGTCTACAAAAAATGGCTTTAGATATCATATTGAGATGATGTGAGAAGAATGCTTGCAGAAACAGAATCTAAAGTAGGAACAAATTTTTCCTTGTACATTATTGAGAGAGTACATACATTGCCATTGTTTTGACAGGATTGaccacattttttttttggatattcTCTGCTCTAACAATGTTATTGTGCTTGCATATTTGCCAAAATCAATGTAATGGTTGTTTTACAGAAGAGATGAATGTAATGGTGGAGTAGCAAAGAGCTTCAAAatggggaaaaagaaaagaaaatgccGCACTTGATCATCCTCTTCATATCTGGGTCTCAAGAAACTCCATTGTTCAAAATATTTGACACAGATGGAAACAGACCGATGCAAGTAAAAGCCATGTAAGgctgttgaaaattttctctttctgtgAATTACCTGCATAAATATATGTCACATGCTGTTCAGAACagagataaaaaagaaacaagacaATGGTTGTGAGACAGAAGAGTTGACTGTAATTGGATGACTTCAGCACCCTAAATGTCCATCTCCGAAAACAAAGTGAAGATAGGTTTAGAATATTACTTAATTGGAGATAATTGTTCCTAATGTTCCATTCAAAATCCCAGTGCTTTCTGTCATTTTTGAGTGTCCAATAAGCCCAACCAAAGGAAGCTGCATCATACACCTCTAACTGGGCTCTTCCAAAGTCTTGATAGTCTGATTGAGACCCACTTGTAACGTTCCACTCATTTACCCACTCACCTGAAACAAAATCCaaataaaaatgtaagaaTTGCATCTTAAGTAGATTGTATATCTAAAGTCAGCATATAGAGTAACATAATTAAAACATACACATATCAAAGTTCAGCAACTACGAAAGACCTGACTGGCAGCAAGATTAGAAGTTCATTGAATTCTAAAATGTAATCTTTTAAATCAAACACTGTTTTGTTGAGACAGAAAATAGTACTTGAGTTACCAATAAAAACAAGTGGACCATTTGCACCATTCAAAGCTTGTAGTTGAGCCTCCCTGCTCTGGTATATGAATTGGATATTATCTATAGCACTCTTGTTAACAAAGAAAGTATCGAAGAGATTATAGTAATGCAAATCCACCACTATGTTGTGGGAGCCTATATCAGCCTGATAAAGTTCCAGTGGATCTGCATTGCCAATTCTTTGGCATATTACCACATAAGCTGATGGTGAGTGTTTCCGCACAATTTCATAGCCCTGTTTGTAATATGAAACTAATGTATCCAGTGGAACTGATGCAGCAGATGGTTCATTTAATAGCTCTATTCCCAGCAAGGCAGGGTGTTTTGCATACCTACAACAAACAAGattattcaatcaaattaaacTTTACAAAGCCACAAAGCTGCAGAAGCTCAAAGGCTAAGGATTAGATCACTGAAGTTGGAAAGATTGGGTTAGCCCAAACTTTACTACTTAGGATATTGACTGACAAGCAATGAGCAGAAATTCTTCAGAAAACTTTGATTTCTTGTTGagtcaacaaatcaaatgacATGTAATTTCACAGAAAATTTTAACAGAGAGGACATTCTCAAATGCTAACATGGTTGGGATCTTAGGTACAACAAATTACACAAGATGAACagcttttgataaaaaaatatagcaaGCCATAAAACATTTGGAATTCTATGAGTCATGGTTTTGATTTGTATGACAGATTGCTACACCAAAACTTGGTATGATGAGAAAAAGGGAGGAAGAAATGGTGTATAACTGAAAGCAAGTTGAGGTGGTTGTAGGACTACCCCAATTGTGGACTCCATTGTTGTCATTTACACATGAGAgatgaaatgagaaaaaacaGGGAGATCTATTAAtttgcatttcttttttgctAGAAGTCAATCAATACAAATACCATTTCTTactttctgttttctttctctcttccaGGTTCCACGGGTGTGAATATGGTGACCAAATATCattgaatgagaaaatcaGTACATGCAATTCCATGAGGCACccaaactccaaattataaTCCACCGGTACCCAGTgatgataaaattttgtttagcATTGCTGCATGACCTTCACAAACTGGCATCTAAATCGATAAACTACTAGAACATTTTTTGTTCATCCCCATCATTCTGGCTACTATCACTTTCAAAGGCAAATCCATTAACTTGTTAGGACTTACCTGGAAGCTAGAAAATCTATAACATGCAAAGTCTGTGAAATGTAATCTGAAGATGTAGGCCAGCCTGTTGTGCCATCTTGACTAGCACTATGTTCCATCCCATTTTGGGAGCCAGGGGCAGCATGAAGGTCAATTATGCACTTAATGTTATATGCTCTGCATCAAAATATTCACATTCTCATCAAATGACATGCAGAGCTAAAATCATAGCAGTCTTATGAAGAAAAGTGAAATAAAGACTTACTGTGCCCATGAAAATGCATTATCAAGAGCTTCTAGAGTTCCCCCAATGAATGGAGCAGGAGGATTAGGATCAAAAGCAATCCACCAGCCAACAGGGATCCTCACAGTATTTATTCCTTGTCTAAATAGAAATTCAAAATCTCCTACATTGATAAAAGTGTTTCTGTGTCTCTGCAGTTTCAcaccccccccccaaaaaaaaaaagttagtaaaataaaagattgaaTTGAACCTAGTGGTGAATTATGTTATTTGCACTTATCCACAATTATCCAGAGTTATGGAATATTATTCTGCCATTGCACAATTATCCAAAGATTGTCTTAATTAGCTACTTAGTTAGCTATGAAAATTCTCTTGTTGGAGATATGCTTTCAGTCCAACAACTGGGGAATATCTTAATAAAATCATAACAAACAATGTAATGAGAACAATATGCGCTCAAACATGAATGTAAACAAGAAGCAGGATAATAAAAAACTACTGATATATGAGCAGTTGACCTTATCTGctgaaaatgtttttcttgCTCAACAGTTCAGAGATTACAGGAATCATATTATGttgttgaaattttgaaaaatggtgTTCAAGATTTTAACTTCTGCAATCTTTATGATACATGGTTTAAGATAATATGAAATGCAATCAAACCTACTTGACCTTCTTCAGAATGATTGATGAATGTAACAAGTTTTAACTGTCGTCCACCCCTGCCcccctcaaaaaaaaaaagagaaattgttTATGGTACCTCAAGAACTTGTTTCGCCTTGTTATGTCCATATCCATTTGCTAGCTGATAATCTCCATGCAAGTTATTAGCTACAATTGACATTTCaaatgtggctgcattatcaTTCCATCCTGGGGTCCCTGGATAATCTGCCGTGAGCTGATTACCTATGGTGGCCTAAAATATAAAGAATCATCAAGTTTTACTACATCACACCTTGGCATCATATTTAAACCACAGATTCAGTGAAAGAACACTCAGACAATCTTAACTGCCGTGGAGCAAATTTATGAAGGTTCAGTTGCTTGCATTTTGGTTATGATACTATTTGATAGTTGCAAGTTGAAGTGAAAATACACATTAATCTGGTAAGTGATAATCCAGCGACCTGCTATTATGCTTCGTTATACAATTATAATTGGGAAGTTTGTCTTAATCTCTCAAATGTGACAATTAAACCTGATGCAATGTCAGATAAAACAAGCATGGCTCAAACAAAAACATTAATATCATGCTGAATGACAAATTACTGAAACTTGCTTTACGTAATTAAAATCTCAGAAATTCTCCTCAACTGAAGGTTCTTGACCATACTACAAGTTCTCAATCTTTAGTACAACTTGCCATTTATTTGTGAACCTTAATCTTATAGTGGTCAACCAGCGCTCTTGACAACCAGACAGAGACCGAAATATTGGGTGCTTGTTTATTTTAACCATATCATTTAAGAGACACTGGCAAAAAAATGTCAGTCTATTATTTGCCACCAACACTACTGATGCATGATCTTTGAATGGTTTTGTAAACTCAAAAGTGAAGGGTTTCGTATCATACCTGCAGATAGGTCCCACTCTTCGTTTTGATGTGTACTCGACCATTgttatttctttcaatttgaaATGTTTCAGTTGTGgaagctgattttgttgttgcCGATACAGAGCATCCAGTACCATAACATGTTAGAAACTGGCCTTGTGTGGTGCGGAACTGAAATTCTGATTCAGAAACTCTCCATAACtgcatgaaaagaaaattgttaAATAACAGATTTCATTTCAGAAGAAGTATTTACCTTTTAAAAGCCCGACAAGTCAGTTCAAGATGAGACGCATGAGATATCAGTCAACACAACAAGAAAGACTGTTTTCACAAGCATTAATCACAATTGATGAAGAACAATAAAATTCTACAATGCTTAAAGAAAAGTAACAACATGATACAAGTAACTGGGGACAACTATCCATTTGATTagaatttctctcccctactTTCACAGAGaacatagaaaatgaaatgagataAACCAGATTTGCCACTACAACTAAAATGGCCTTTATCACCTATACTTTAGGTACACCACCCACTTCATATTCTACAGTTTTCTACCACATACCCACCATGAGCCATCCTTTTCCAAGGAAAAAAATCCAATGACTCATTACTCCACCATATAAACTTGTGAAAATTAgtctttaacaaaaaattttggatAATGGGTGAATTTAGAAGTGTTAGAAGGCAAAATGTTGTAAACCCGTAATAGGCTTTTATTGATCAAGTGAACCCAGAAACCAATTTGTTAGGATAAGGCATATGTGTTAAAATGTGGCACTGAAGAACCTCACTCTGGATATTTAACCAGAAGAAAACTACCTAAATACATTTCACTGACATAGATTGGATCTTCTCTTTTCGCATTGGTCATTATTGTTCCTTCCAACCAAAACTTGGTTAACTAAGCAGAATAAATAAAGGTTTCACCTGCTCTAATATCCGCAAGAATCTAACTAGTAGGTCCAAAGAGTCAATCAAGCTCAAGTTTAACATACAACACAAGATCAAATAATGAGATAAAGaccaaaaattttgtttgGCATCTTACTGTAAAGGTTTCCCAAGAAGATGCAGCATCTCTATTAACTGAAACGTCCATCCCACCTCCATTCTCTGCACAAACATATTTCTGCAATGTCACTGACTTGAATTGAACCTGTGTTCCATCCTACATTTCAATATCCACAAACATATGACTTGATAGAAAAActaaggagaaaaaaaaaaaagtttatgcGAAGACATAAAGGTTAATACTCACAAGCATGTCCCCATTGGGAATGCCATCAAAAAGAGAAGGCTTGATCCAACCTTCAATAACCAACCATCCTCCTAAGTTCACCCCTGTCACTTTAGAATCTCCATGCAACCCCTCCActtacaaaattaaaagacaatttcaacaaattggattttcaataaaatgagcatttttcaagaaacataaaaggaatccaagaaaaaaaatagaagctTCAAGCTTACCCGAAAATGCTACATAAAAGATTAGCCAACAACAGAGTGAAAATGCAAATACCCATTTGCGAAAAACAAGTTCCATGAAGAATGCAGCCCTCTTCACTGCATCAAACAAAAGCTAAAATATAGAATCcaacataaaaaatagaaacagAATAAAGGATAAATGAGAGAGAGGCTCTCTCCCTGGAAAACAAAAACCGCCCACTTGGAAGAGAATCTTTAGTAATTCTTTCCTTATCAATCAATTTATACCAAATTCAACCTCGTAAAcaatcataatatttaattctttaactTGAATGTTTGCATTAAATTATTGCATTAGTCATAAAACTCAATCTTTCTCCAAGATCAATATAAAAACAAGAAACCCCATTAAAAGTATTcaacagaagaagaagaaaagaacatTTTCCAGTGTTGCCAAGGAGTAAAAAAGGGGGAACCTGAAAGCTTTCTCTGGTTTCACATTTTTAATGTACAAAACCCAAAAAGGTTAGAAAGGAAGCCCCCTTTGCTTGGAAAATTTGGTTTTGTGCTTTTCGTGTAGATTTAGAGTCaagaaaaaggttaaaaaagGCCTGCTTTTTGAGCACCAAGATTACAGTTTGAAGCTGAAAAGCCTTtagaagagcaaaaagatAAGGCGGTTGGTTCCCACCACCGCCCCTTTACATCCTCATGCaacaggttttttttttttttctgttttctgttttctttcttctcgGTGCCTAGCGAACCCAACCCAAGAGAGCTCTTAAAACCCGACCCGAACAGGTAAAGGGCAAACGGCGACGACAACCTTGGGAAGTGTCTACTGCTTAACGAGGCTGTCCCCATGGCTGGTGGGGCTTACTGTTTCTCTCTCAGTTGGGGGTCAAATTTGATGTAATTTTGTCTTGTCTAAAAATTTACCCGTCGATGTTAGCGTTAGTTGTGTTTGGCAGTTAAAACTTGAAAAGCCCATTTTGACTCTCACCCGGCAACATATGACACGGACCGGATTTTGACTCACCGGGATGGGAGAGgaaaaataagtgaaaaaaataataaattaaaaaaaattaaagattagAAAACAAGAAGAACTTTCTTAATTAcacttgaaaaaaattaattttcaaaaaaatcaaaattctcCTATCTAAAGAGGTAAAAtgatctttatttttatatatttattatttattttatcttttgacaACTCAATAAGTGGTTTTATGTATTAGTATTATAGTTtacattattaattattttggaaGTATATAAAACACAATTATATCCATTCATTGGTGATAAGTTCACTTATATACACTCTATAAAAAACTTTGATAAATTCTATACAATTCAAGATTGtaattagataattaaaaattataataatatgatttcatattttatttatcgTAAACAATGAATATCGATTTTTTcgttagttttcaaaatatttattatctttatgtactttcttatttttgatttgattaataAAGATTATTATTTGCTAATGATATTCGCAATAACAATCATAACCATAGGGTTTTATCTTTTCACTCTCTAATATTTCATTGCCAACCACCCAACACTGTACATATTATTGATTGATGATTAGAGATGAAAGAGTAAGACTTggaagtatatatatatatatatatatatatatagagagagagagagagagagaaagtctCTTATATTTCACTTATGCCAAATTAATAGTGGCATGAAGAAAGATTTGAATAATGGAAGAATTGAAGGCAAAAGGAATCTTTTATACAACCGACCTTTTAGATACCAAATCATATGGGGTGGGCTCTCTTTGCATGTCTCTCACTCTCTCCCTCAAAAGGGGACTCACCACCCAGATTTAATTTGATGTTGACACATCTCATAGGATATATGCTAGCTCATCTGTCACCTATAAATTTGTAGCCAACTATCTTTTTTGCCCTTTTAGTTTTCAGAGATGGAATCTTCTCTtctattctcttttcttttcttttctctcacaTGGAAGGaataagaaaattatatcAAGATCTGTAGACAAATTTTAACTGCATATATCACAGCATTCTTATTTGTTCTTGAACAGAGATATATAAGGGAGATTTAAAAAAACACATGAACATTCCAATTTGCAGAGTCCAGACTAATATTTTGGCCCATTTAATTGTTCTGGCTGTGACCATAGCCCAGACCTCAAGCCCGTGAAAGTTCTCGGCTAGGACCGCCATAAGTGTTAATCGTGAGCTGCAAATATTGCAAGAGGGTCACAATATTTGAACTAAACCATACACAAGGACccaaaagatttttaatttgatttaagatTGTGAGAATCTACTAGTAGGAAAACAATTTTATTCGTTCCATCATAGTCATGTTATACTAGTATATTGTTATAGAGGCAAATAAGCTAATCAAAcacatttaattttaatctgATACTTACAATGATTCCTAAGTTGGTAAATATTAAATGACATGATCtaactaaatttaattttattagttatgGTGCTTCAAAGATATGAGATACTTAAGTTTGTTAATGGGtatatgatttgaattaaGTATTGCTATTGTATCACAAGGAAAAGTCGGTCCAATATAATTGACAACCACTAGCTCTCCTAcgttcctttctttctttttattcaaaCTTGGAGATTTCTTTAGATGCTAATTATCATTAGGatgacaattaaaaatattaaagtaaATCATTTGTCACAACCTAATTTgtcaggccatgaccggcgcatgagctcaatgagcatagctcattaaacccaagcaagctcaataaagccaaattcagtaTTAGAACCCTTACAGTtccttataaaaaaattcgatcatttggtgcactagcaccgaaattttttttacataaccgtttcaccttaattcatcatttttcaagtcattttccttgaaataaaaacaatcccccattgatattcagccctcatggttcgaccaacaaggaaccttagagaaattgaatatttcttttgtgtttttgttcataaccatacttaactatccctaaatactaacatagtctaaaatcaaattattccaacaataattcctcttccatactcatttttcataattgaattcatcatgataactcaatattcaatcatgaaaatcaagaacaaaggcatgggtaagctaggtatcaaggagaattaaagaaattctaacttacctaacttgtttccttaatttcttcactttttctttgaatttccacctaggttttcttgtttttccctttgttcttcctttgttcttgttgctggttgcctaggctgaatatggtgagagaattggagatttaatgggctgacttctatagaaaataataaaataatcaaagcatgtcacgtgtcacatgcttattggacccaattttttttaactttttgactttttcttcttaatttttcaccataaatattctggtatttatccaatcctaccacaattaaaatccctttggtcttgacaagtgctggggtaaaaaatttaccgatttgccctcggggtgaaaaaattataattttacccttatactCTGAAAATataccggaatcacattatttctacttttcaacctcaaataacactaatattgatcaatattaaccaaatgggacaaaaatcgttttataaaaattcccgtttagtcttctagtggtaaaattaccattttacccttgtgctccaaaaataccgagaatcacaatttttcactgctaaacatcattttatactccaataatcatagttatattttatataattattcttggtcaaatgtgatcaaatcttggttaaaaatctccattttatcatcaaatggtaaaatgatcgttttgtccctaatcggtcaattttcctgatggactccaaactggaccttgagctccgaatcactattctaagccattttgtggctttcaatattttcaaattcttcttagaatttctatttgaactagttcaaggttcgatttaatttagttgtaccactcggtacaataccgtcttttaatcgagcttgataGGGTCTCacatcattaattaattattactaATTATAATTAAGCCAATCAAGAACTCCACAATCTGTCTTAACAAGATTAATCTAAATTAATGGCAACAATTGACGACAAACCTCAAACAAAGATGGGTCCAGTCTCCAGGTTACGATTCTAACTGAAGCTCTTTCATCAAATAATGGATCCTAGCGCCCATAGTTTTAGCTTACAATTTTAGAGGGAACCAACAAGTTGAATAAGaagtgaaatgaaaatgacagGACCAATATTTTTTGGCAACTCCTTAGGCATAAAGAAGAAGCCAATCCAAACGACAACTGGTTACCAATTTTGGAGAATTCACCTGAGCAtttattaatacttttaaaaccaaaagacAATCTTTCTGATGGGGATATAATAAAATACTGTTTCATCTAATGATCAATTCGGGCAGCATATATCTGATATCCCCCACAATAAATTGTGGCTCCATCAATTGCTTCCAAAACATGATGATCATCCAGCTTGGTGGATGCTGCTGGTTTTGTTGATCAGCCATGGTTTTGATCATTGGAGATGAATTGCTTGGACTTGTCCGGGGATGATGCAGATATGCAACAATAACCTGTGCGGCTAGGGAAGAACTGATTGGATATATATGCTATATCCAAGCAAACCAGACAAGTTAACCTTACGAGGTCAAATCTCTGCTACTGCTAGCTAGTCATGAAAGTACGTATAAGAGTATGATCCAAGCAATAAGCAGAGCAAGTTGGCAAGCCCCCACCAAGGCTTCTGTAACTGGTCTGATCTGATCTGATCTTTCACATACTAGAAAAGTACTGTGCTGAATAAGGAGCAGTAAATTTATGTAGAGCCCATCATGAATGCATGAGAGATAGCTTATTCACCAAATCAACAGGAGTTCGGTAGTCTAGTTTGAGAGACATTCCATGTCGAAATGGGATTTTACTAGGAATGAAGGTAGTTACAAGAATAcagttaattaattacaaatttgTTACTTCAAAAAAACTCACATGATGAGTCGCGATCGTATACAGTTATACACTGTTTTACTTACAATGGATCTAATCATTCAGATAATATTGAACCTCACTATCATGTCTAGTAATTGTGTTTGTTAAACAGTACTGACACTTTATGAATAATCACGTGAAGATGGGTTTCAATCATCAAGAGCTCAAAAAATCAGAGATGGGTGGATCAAGCAACACCTTCTTAAAATAACCGGTGCttgataaaatgatgattgaTTGATTGAAACTGAGAAATTAGACTTTTTTTGGGTCGAATGAAGAACGTGAGTTACCACAACTGCATGCAGCAGCCAGAGTCACGTTTTATATGTATGCATTAAACGCGGCagcttcctctctttctttagGAATCTAATGGTAGTGATGAATAGtataaaagaagaataatTAGAGCATTCAATACCCAAATTGTCTTTTCGGTGTTagaggaagaagagaaaaattagGAGGATATACACAGGTGGtgtcatctttttttttttttaaaccacCATAGGTGGTGTTATCTTTAACATAGCAAGACACAAGTGTCAGCATCATAACATGAAATCTGCAAAGGATTTGTGTTTTGTCAGAATGCATGTTCTAGTACTACTGTGTACAGTTACAAAAGCATTCAAAtgggtatatatataaatttagcATATAAAGATTGGTGGGTTCAATTACCATCTTCATTCTTCATTACTTatcaagaaaatgagaaagtgTCTTGCAACCAACAGCCGATTGGCAACAAAATGCCAGTGATTCTCAGTGTCCATgcttctcaaaaaaaaaaaaaagaaatttacctTTACTTAGTATTATAATTAAGTCTTAACACATGAACTGACAAACACACGCACACAAGCGTGAGTTGCATGTTTAGCGGGGTTGATGCTGATAGTAATAGGAAAGCTTCACATGCCCACATGCAAATCGATCAAGTTGGGCTAGAACagacaaaaaaaacaaaagtttttGTTATTACACAGCAATATTTGCTACATGATTTGAGCTTATTGGTAGAGGATTTGACTTGAAAAGTAATAAATTTACGCGTTTATTCTTTCGgttaatacatatatatagtaCTATATTTAAACTCCAAAGAAGTTTAGCACATCAGATATAATTGCAAGTGGTTACCTTTAATTCACATTTTCTTTAGGCCAAAGGATGGAGGCCTTTTTGATTATGCATGGGCTCGACGTTGTTATTAACAAATGCTATAGTTTCTTGCAAAAGAGTAGTGGTAATCAACTTGTCTCTTCaacatttttcttgtttaatttttCCCCTGTCATTGAGATATCTTTTCAAGATAGAGCTATAGCTGCAGTTCTGAAAAGGAAAATTCCAAGAAAGGAGCTTGACAGAGTTCGCCTTTGTAGGAAAATGAACACGTGAGCCAGTCCAAGCCAAACCCATGCATGTTTCGTAAAAAGGGTGGCAAAGAACcaaacaagagagaaaaagttCATCATTGCTCCCCTCTCTCACTCTCTCTGTCGCAAATCAGGACAATGAAATGCCCAACTCAATGCACCTTTTGTGGGGGGGCTCTGTTTTGGGGTTGTTCTAAAGGGCACAAAAgtcaagaaacaaaaaaaggcCAAAGACTGGGCCATAGGCCATGACGTAGTCATAGTGGCATGATTGTCGGAATGTGATGACCAAAGCAGTCTTTCTTCGTTATTTCATGCATTCTTCTGCCTCTCTCTCTTCATATCTGCTgagttttcttttgaaaacccAGCCAACACAGCCTCGGTTTTTCGCAATTGGTGACAAAGAATATTCTcactctctccctctctctcttcccCAATTAAATATTGAGAGATTGCCTCAGTCGACGAACAGGCCAGACGCGGTCTATCCTTGACTTTGTACTTTGCAAGCCAAGAAAAGCTTTTCTTCTCAGGCTAAcattacattaaaaaaacGAAAAGGGAGAAAATTAAGGAAGAAATAAGATTAATCAAGCTTCTACCGTAAATATTGTGACAATATGGCTGCAATTACTGTATCTAGATTGCATTTAGCTTAGCACAAGTAATTGCTGAAATTTCTGCTAGAAGCCAGGTGGAATTATAGCTTGATTCTAAAGCCTATATATTCTAGCTACGATGGGGAAACATATCCCATAACATTTCATTATGACAATGACTCAATGAGGTAATTGCAACATTACTATTTTACACAAATTTAAGTCCTGAATTTGGTGTTAAAGTTGcaaatttaaatcttaaattacCATAGCCAGTCATggaataagaattttaaatttgaaaggataaaaataaaaaatttaatatttaaaagaacgacatcataaaatttttaaaaaatgaaaaataaaattaaaaaaattatgaactTTTGAAACTTTGGAGGGGCGGAGGCTCTGCTAGTCCCTCTCCCTTCGCCTCTGACCATAACTATGTAATTGTGTCCGTCTCCATTTGCAATTTTAACACTATATACTTTTTGCGTACCTCAGCATAATCATTTACATaatgaaaattataaatcCTTGCTGTTTGCATGATACAAGTTGTTGCAATATCTAATTAtaccaaattaaaatttgttctCAATTAGCAGGAGAATCAATTTCCTAATAAGC
Protein-coding sequences here:
- the LOC18611502 gene encoding probable glucan 1,3-beta-glucosidase A isoform X3, producing MELVFRKWVFAFSLCCWLIFYVAFSVEGLHGDSKVTGVNLGGWLVIEGWIKPSLFDGIPNGDMLDGTQVQFKSVTLQKYVCAENGGGMDVSVNRDAASSWETFTLWRVSESEFQFRTTQGQFLTCYGTGCSVSATTKSASTTETFQIERNNNGRVHIKTKSGTYLQATIGNQLTADYPGTPGWNDNAATFEMSIVANNLHGDYQLANGYGHNKAKQVLERHRNTFINVGDFEFLFRQGINTVRIPVGWWIAFDPNPPAPFIGGTLEALDNAFSWAQAYNIKCIIDLHAAPGSQNGMEHSASQDGTTGWPTSSDYISQTLHVIDFLASRYAKHPALLGIELLNEPSAASVPLDTLVSYYKQGYEIVRKHSPSAYVVICQRIGNADPLELYQADIGSHNIVVDLHYYNLFDTFFVNKSAIDNIQFIYQSREAQLQALNGANGPLVFIGNSSEWVNEWNVTSGSQSDYQDFGRAQLEVYDAASFGWAYWTLKNDRKHWDFEWNIRNNYLQLSNSQKEKIFNSLTWLLLASVCFHLCQIF
- the LOC18611502 gene encoding probable glucan 1,3-beta-glucosidase A isoform X2 gives rise to the protein MELVFRKWVFAFSLCCWLIFYVAFSVEGLHGDSKVTGVNLGGWLVIEGWIKPSLFDGIPNGDMLDGTQVQFKSVTLQKYVCAENGGGMDVSVNRDAASSWETFTLWRVSESEFQFRTTQGQFLTCYGTGCSVSATTKSASTTETFQIERNNNGRVHIKTKSGTYLQATIGNQLTADYPGTPGWNDNAATFEMSIVANNLHGDYQLANGYGHNKAKQVLERHRNTFINVGDFEFLFRQGINTVRIPVGWWIAFDPNPPAPFIGGTLEALDNAFSWAQAYNIKCIIDLHAAPGSQNGMEHSASQDGTTGWPTSSDYISQTLHVIDFLASRYAKHPALLGIELLNEPSAASVPLDTLVSYYKQGYEIVRKHSPSAYVVICQRIGNADPLELYQADIGSHNIVVDLHYYNLFDTFFVNKSAIDNIQFIYQSREAQLQALNGANGPLVFIGEWVNEWNVTSGSQSDYQDFGRAQLEVYDAASFGWAYWTLKNDRKHWDFEWNIRNNYLQLSNILNLSSLCFRRWTFRVLKSSNYSQLFCLTTIVLFLFYLCSEQHVTYIYAGNSQKEKIFNSLTWLLLASVCFHLCQIF
- the LOC18611502 gene encoding probable glucan 1,3-beta-glucosidase A isoform X1; its protein translation is MELVFRKWVFAFSLCCWLIFYVAFSVEGLHGDSKVTGVNLGGWLVIEGWIKPSLFDGIPNGDMLDGTQVQFKSVTLQKYVCAENGGGMDVSVNRDAASSWETFTLWRVSESEFQFRTTQGQFLTCYGTGCSVSATTKSASTTETFQIERNNNGRVHIKTKSGTYLQATIGNQLTADYPGTPGWNDNAATFEMSIVANNLHGDYQLANGYGHNKAKQVLERHRNTFINVGDFEFLFRQGINTVRIPVGWWIAFDPNPPAPFIGGTLEALDNAFSWAQAYNIKCIIDLHAAPGSQNGMEHSASQDGTTGWPTSSDYISQTLHVIDFLASRYAKHPALLGIELLNEPSAASVPLDTLVSYYKQGYEIVRKHSPSAYVVICQRIGNADPLELYQADIGSHNIVVDLHYYNLFDTFFVNKSAIDNIQFIYQSREAQLQALNGANGPLVFIGNSSEWVNEWNVTSGSQSDYQDFGRAQLEVYDAASFGWAYWTLKNDRKHWDFEWNIRNNYLQLSNILNLSSLCFRRWTFRVLKSSNYSQLFCLTTIVLFLFYLCSEQHVTYIYAGNSQKEKIFNSLTWLLLASVCFHLCQIF